The Phycisphaeraceae bacterium genome segment GTGGTGCGCCAGTCCGGGGGCGTGCGCGTCGTCTACCGTTGCGGCGGCCGCGCCGTCATACTGGTGTCGGTGAACGGGGCAGCGCGAGAGCGAATCCGCGGGCCGATGCTCCGGCTCGGGCGGAGTCGCGGATGAGGGAGTCATGAACGCGGTCATGGCGATCTCCTGAAGCGGCGAGTCATTCGTGGTCGCTGGCGGACGGCGGCTCCTTCCGCAGCCGCGCGACCAGCGTGGCGAAGTCCATGTGAACGCCCGGGGTGACCAGCGCGGCCTGCTCCGCGGCGGCGCGGTCGGCGTAGGCGGCGGCTCCGAAGGCCATGGGCGTGATGATGTCGGGCGAGAACAGATACGCAGCGCGCGTGGCGTCGAGCCACTGGCCGCTGGAGGCGTCCGTGACCCAGCGGGCCAGCATCAGGGACTCATCCTGCCACTGCCCGACGATCAGGCAGCCGATGTCGTCGAACAGCAGCATCTCGCGTCGTCCGCCCTGCTCGATCAGCATTGCCGCCGCGAAGCGCGAGTCGCTCACGATCATGCCGCACTCGGCGCAGATGTCCTGCCCGTAGTGGATGGTCGGCGGTTCAATCGGCGTCTCGCGCTGGCACCCGGCGGTCACCGCGCCCGCGAGTGCGACCACGCACACACCGAT includes the following:
- a CDS encoding nitrous oxide reductase accessory protein NosL is translated as MRNRAFGGRLSADGGWLSVLGSQFSVIGVCVVALAGAVTAGCQRETPIEPPTIHYGQDICAECGMIVSDSRFAAAMLIEQGGRREMLLFDDIGCLIVGQWQDESLMLARWVTDASSGQWLDATRAAYLFSPDIITPMAFGAAAYADRAAAEQAALVTPGVHMDFATLVARLRKEPPSASDHE